A section of the Oryzias latipes chromosome 8, ASM223467v1 genome encodes:
- the LOC111947794 gene encoding transmembrane protein 238-like: MERTARGLGRCRCSFWLAVAFDAVGVCVLMLGVFVNVSFYDLLIYAGAIIIFLSLIWWVFWYSGNIEVPPAELEDDVGLLKKNRGGLGGVVRRLSSHVTAGIRNSLRRSGPPPGRTQRPSASQQEGQVAVAMAPIDPQGAQQHDAESPPT; the protein is encoded by the coding sequence ATGGAGCGGACGGCGCGCGGTCTGGGCCGCTGCAGGTGCAGCTTCTGGCTGGCCGTGGCCTTCGACGCGGTGGGGGTGTGCGTGCTCATGCTCGGCGTGTTCGTCAACGTTTCCTTCTACGACCTGCTGATCTACGCGGGCGCCATCATCATCTTCCTCAGCCTCATCTGGTGGGTCTTCTGGTACTCCGGGAACATCGAGGTGCCCCCCGCCGAGCTGGAGGACGACGTGGGCCTGCTGAAGAAGAACAGGGGCGGGCTCGGGGGGGTGGTGAGGCGCCTGTCCAGCCACGTGACCGCCGGCATCCGAAACTCCCTGCGCCGGAGCGGACCCCCCCCTGGCCGCACCCAGAGGCCGTCCGCCAGCCAGCAAGAGGGTCAGGTGGCCGTTGCCATGGCACCCATTGACCCGCAAGGAGCCCAGCAGCATGACGCCGAGAGTCCGCCCACATAG